In Sparus aurata chromosome 2, fSpaAur1.1, whole genome shotgun sequence, a single genomic region encodes these proteins:
- the ccnl1a gene encoding cyclin-L1a: MKMAAGPLSVSSNASTNNDGILIGDKVYSEVYLTIDNSLIPEERLSPTPSMLDGLDLNTETDLRILGCELIQSAGILLRLPQVAMATGQVLFHRFFYSKSFVKHSFEIVAMACINLASKIEEAPRRIRDVINVFHHLRQIRGKKTPSSLILDQNYINTKNQVIKAERRVLKELGFCVHVKHPHKIIVMYLQVLECEKNQTLVQTAWNYMNDSLRTNVFVRFQAETIACACIFLAARALQIPLPSRPHWYLLFGATDDEVKEICVTTLRLYTRKKPNYDHLEKEVERRKVFLAEAKLKAKGLNPDGTPALSTLGGFSPASKPCSPNVVKVEEKSPNPQTLKPVKKEPDSRTQANKSPHNGLRKDVKIGRTSRSGSRSRSRTRSRSRSRSPRRHYNSRHSRSGSYSSRSRSRSHSRSPSPRRHPPSPLLPHLKSKTSHHGNSDSKPSGRHSNSGGSGHKRKRSRSRTRSRTPVKVDRDRDRERDRERDRDRGSYDLTSKKHKHERGGGHRGERRERERSRSYDRDRERERSHKSKHHSSSGHSGHSRHRR, encoded by the exons ATGAAGATGGCCGCTGGTCCTCTCTCTGTATCTTCCAACGCGTCCACAAACAACGATGGCATTCTCATCGGTGACAAAGTTTACTCGGAAGTGTACCTTACAATCGATAACTCACTCATACCGGAGGAAAGGCTCTCTCCGACGCCGTCGATGCTCGATGGCCTCGACCTGAACACGGAGACCGACCTTCGCATCCTTGGGTGTGAATTGATTCAATCAGCGGGCATTCTTCTCCGGTTACCCCAG GTGGCAATGGCAACGGGGCAGGTTCTTTTCCATCGGTTTTTCTACTCCAAATCATTCGTCAAACACAGCTTTGAG ATTGTCGCCATGGCTTGTATCAACTTGGCCTCCAAGATCGAAGAAGCGCCACGACGAATACGAGACGTCATCAATGTTTTCCACCACCTGAGACAGATCAGAGGCAAAAA GACTCCAAGTTCTTTGATACTTGATCAGAACTACATAAATACCAAAAACCAAGTCATCAAAGCGGAACGGcgggtcctgaaggagctgggCTTCTGTGTCCATGTCAAGCATCCACACAAG ATTATCGTCATGTACCTTCAAGTCCTGGAATGTGAGAAGAACCAGACACTCGTCCAGACCGCCTG GAACTACATGAATGATAGCCTGAGGACGAATGTGTTTGTGAGGTTCCAAGCAGAGACAATCGCCTGTGCCTGCATATTCCTCGCTGCCCGCGCTCTGCAG ATACCTCTGCCATCCAGACCTCATTGGTACCTGCTGTTTGGAGCCACTGACGATGAGGTCAAAGAGATCTGTGTGACCACTCTCAGACTTTACACCAGGAAGAAG CCCAACTATGACCACttggagaaggaggtggagaggaggaaggtgttCTTGGCCGAGGCTAAGCTGAAGGCCAAAGGTCTGAACCCTGATGGTACCCCTGCGCTGTCAACACTGGGCGGCTTCTCTCCTGCTTCCAAGCCCTGCTCCCCAAATGTGGTCAAGGTGGAAGAGAAATCCCCGAACCCCCAGACCCTGAAACCAGTTAAGAAGGAGCCAGACAGCCGGACTCAAGCCAACAAGAGTCCACACAATGG TTTAAGGAAAGATGTGAAGATTGGGAGGACCAGCAGGAGTGGAAGTCGGTCTCGTTCTAGAACGCGCTCCCGGTCTAGGTCTCGATCCCCTCGCAGACA TTACAACAGCAGACATAGCCGCTCAGGGTCCTATAGTTCTCGCTCAAGATCTCGCTCCCACAGTCGCAGTCCATCACCTCGCCGGCATCCGCCCTcgcccctcctcccccacctcaaGTCCAAGACCAGCCATCATGGCAACAGCGACTCAAAGCCCAGCGGACGCCACAGCAACAGCGGGGGATCTGGTCACAAGAGGAAGCGCTCGCGTTCTCGGACACGGTCCCGCACTCCGGTCAAAGTAGACAGAGACcgggacagagagagggaccgggaaagagacagagaccgTGGCTCCTATGACCTTAcctcaaagaaacacaaacacgagCGAGGAGGTGGTCatcgaggagagaggagggagagggagagatctCGGTCCTATgacagggacagagagagggagcgtaGCCACAAGAGCAAACACCACAGCAGTAGTGGGCACTCAGGACACAGCCGTCACCGGCGCtga